A genomic region of Haliaeetus albicilla chromosome 8, bHalAlb1.1, whole genome shotgun sequence contains the following coding sequences:
- the GNG12 gene encoding guanine nucleotide-binding protein G(I)/G(S)/G(O) subunit gamma-12 encodes MSGKTASTTNNIAQARRTVQQLRIEASIERIKVSKASADLMLYCEEHAKKDPLLMGIPASENPFKDKKTCILL; translated from the exons ATGTCTGGCAAAACGGCTAGCACGACCAACAACATAGCCCAGGCCCGAAGGACTGTCCAGCAGTTAAGAATAGAAGCCTCAATAGAAAGAATAAAG GTGTCAAAAGCATCAGCAGACCTAATGCTCTACTGTGAAGAACACGCCAAGAAAGATCCGTTGCTAATGGGCATACCCGCTTCCGAGAACCCTTTCAAGGACAAGAAGACCTGCATTTTGTTATAG
- the GADD45A gene encoding growth arrest and DNA damage-inducible protein GADD45 alpha yields the protein MTLEELPGDHRTAGRMEQAGDALEEVLSKALSQRSLTLGVYEAAKLLNVDPDNVVLCLLAADEEEAGDAALQIHFTLIQAFCCENDINILRVSNPARLAQLLLPATGPDSPADLHCVLVTNPHASQWKDPALSQLMCFCRESRYMDQWVPVINLPER from the exons ATGACTCTGGAGGAGCTGCCCGGGGACCACCGCACCGCCGGGAG GATGGAGCAGGCGGGGGACGCGCTGGAGGAGGTGCTGAGCAAGGCGCTGAGCCAGCGGAGCCTCACCCTCGGGGTCTACGAGGCCGCCAAGCTGCTCAACGT AGACCCGGACAACGTGGTGCTGTGCCTGCTGGCGGCCGACGAGGAGGAGGCGGGGGACGCGGCGCTGCAGATCCACTTCACCTTGATCCAAGCTTTCTGCTGCGAGAACGACATCAACATCTTACGCGTCAGTAACCCGGCCAGGCtggcccagctcctgctgcccgCCACCGGCCCCGATTCGCCCGCCGACCTCCACTGCGTCCTCGTCACG AACCCCCATGCCTCCCAGTGGAAGGATCCAGCGCTGAGTCAGCTGATGTGCTTCTGCCGGGAGAGTCGCTACATGGATCAGTGGGTGCCAGTGATTAACCTCCCCGAGCGGTGA